One window of Streptosporangiales bacterium genomic DNA carries:
- a CDS encoding amidohydrolase family protein: MQIQTPALLFAPDVPPQRPLWLTNARLFDGTRAPVRDGAAVLVENGRIVRVGSAGDAVPEGATVVDLAGKTLMPGLINGHMHAVGQLPELGFGSQPLLPGTTTHMLGMHLREFLRYGVTTVRDMGTFGEQVMENRQAMRYGAFRGARVLTCGLIISGTAPGGVIFDGMYREADGADEVRKGVREQIRRGVDFVKVMTTGARSVELEAGLCRDDHGASSMPNQLSYEEMQVAVEEAHRMGYYVAAHAEGLPGCETAVDLGMRTVEHGYYLHSRPDLLDRMAEHDIALVPTFTSSYVFAGRDLEVGTEGETVPYCTPELEAVAEANIRAAEKTLQAANAAGTPIVMGADDLELRRGGIWIEVLRMIHHGLPAHEVLVSATSAAAHAFGLTELGTVAEGKLADLAILDGDPFANPEILGDSERIWLVLQDGVPVAGAALEVHLTDLAAAR, translated from the coding sequence ATGCAGATCCAGACGCCGGCATTGCTGTTCGCGCCGGATGTTCCGCCGCAGCGACCGCTGTGGCTCACCAACGCGCGTCTCTTCGACGGCACGCGCGCACCCGTCCGCGACGGGGCCGCCGTACTGGTGGAGAACGGGCGCATCGTTCGCGTCGGGAGCGCCGGGGATGCCGTCCCCGAAGGCGCGACGGTCGTCGACCTCGCCGGCAAGACGTTGATGCCCGGGTTGATCAACGGGCACATGCACGCCGTCGGGCAGCTGCCCGAGCTCGGCTTCGGCTCCCAGCCGTTGCTGCCAGGCACGACGACGCACATGTTGGGCATGCACCTGCGGGAGTTCCTCAGGTACGGCGTCACGACCGTTCGCGACATGGGGACCTTCGGCGAGCAGGTGATGGAGAACCGCCAGGCGATGCGCTACGGCGCGTTCCGCGGTGCGCGGGTGCTCACCTGTGGGCTGATCATCTCCGGTACTGCGCCAGGCGGCGTCATCTTCGACGGCATGTACCGCGAGGCGGACGGCGCCGACGAGGTACGCAAGGGCGTACGCGAGCAGATCCGCCGCGGCGTCGACTTCGTCAAGGTGATGACGACAGGTGCTCGGTCGGTGGAGCTGGAGGCCGGCCTCTGCCGGGACGACCACGGCGCATCGTCGATGCCGAACCAGCTCTCCTACGAGGAGATGCAGGTAGCGGTCGAGGAAGCCCACCGGATGGGGTACTACGTCGCCGCGCACGCCGAGGGGTTGCCCGGCTGTGAGACCGCAGTGGACCTCGGCATGCGCACCGTCGAGCACGGCTACTACTTGCACAGTCGGCCGGACCTGCTGGACCGGATGGCCGAGCACGACATCGCGTTGGTGCCTACGTTCACCAGTTCGTACGTGTTCGCCGGCCGCGACCTCGAGGTCGGCACCGAAGGCGAGACCGTGCCGTACTGCACGCCGGAGCTGGAAGCCGTGGCGGAAGCGAACATCCGCGCCGCGGAGAAGACGCTGCAGGCGGCGAACGCGGCGGGCACACCGATCGTGATGGGCGCCGACGACCTGGAGCTGCGCCGTGGTGGCATCTGGATCGAGGTGCTCAGGATGATCCATCATGGCCTCCCGGCGCACGAGGTGCTGGTGTCCGCGACCTCGGCCGCCGCACATGCGTTCGGCCTGACCGAGCTGGGGACGGTGGCGGAGGGTAAGCTCGCCGACCTCGCGATCCTCGACGGGGACCCGTTCGCGAACCCGGAGATTCTCGGCGACAGCGAAAGGATCTGGCTCGTGCTACAAGACGGTGTTCCGGTGGCAGGCGCGGCGCTCGAAGTGCATCTCACCGATCTGGCGGCCGCCCGATGA
- a CDS encoding MFS transporter, whose product MPDPSSSRWYVPRVVGTSALVLALTAPGQTAAVSAFVDPLIDGLELSRSVVSAAYLVGTLVGAGVMPLLGRAIDRYGARLIMVVVAVGFGAVLMGLSLVQGLVGLTAGFVGIRMLGQGALNLAATTAVALYVHRRRGFAQGITAAVGAAGISLTPVLLEGLVAEHGFRTIWFAEGLVIWATVIPLALLGLPRRIPPRDAQREETGARRNDRLPPVDWTLSEALRTPMFWVVASGVTMVSTLGTAAAFHQIALLGERGLSRTEAAANFLPQTVAGLAATVLLGYLADRVSDRLLIIASRTVLAGALVAAGYVTPGVTAVGYGMLMGVAGNSFRLIEATAFPSSFGLAHIGAIRGVVHTLGVAGSAVGPLLLSLGHDWLGGYRPALLVLALLPVGTIAFAAFVKPPPPRPPQRTA is encoded by the coding sequence GTGCCCGACCCTTCGTCGTCTCGTTGGTACGTCCCGCGCGTCGTCGGCACCAGTGCCCTCGTCCTCGCCCTGACCGCGCCCGGCCAGACCGCCGCCGTGTCCGCGTTCGTCGACCCGTTGATCGACGGCCTGGAGCTGAGCCGTTCGGTCGTATCGGCGGCCTACCTGGTCGGCACCCTCGTAGGCGCCGGTGTGATGCCGCTGCTCGGCCGCGCGATCGACCGGTACGGTGCGCGCCTCATCATGGTGGTCGTCGCGGTGGGCTTCGGCGCCGTGCTGATGGGGTTGTCGTTGGTGCAGGGCCTCGTCGGCCTCACCGCGGGGTTCGTCGGCATCCGCATGCTCGGCCAAGGCGCGCTGAACCTGGCGGCGACGACGGCGGTGGCGCTGTACGTCCATCGGCGCCGTGGTTTCGCGCAGGGCATCACCGCCGCCGTCGGAGCGGCAGGCATCTCGCTGACGCCGGTGCTGCTCGAAGGTTTGGTCGCGGAGCACGGATTCCGCACCATCTGGTTCGCCGAGGGGCTGGTGATCTGGGCCACCGTCATCCCGCTCGCGCTGCTCGGCCTGCCGCGCCGGATACCCCCGCGCGACGCGCAACGGGAGGAGACGGGGGCGCGGCGCAACGACCGGCTGCCGCCGGTCGACTGGACACTGAGCGAAGCGCTGCGTACGCCGATGTTCTGGGTCGTCGCGTCCGGCGTCACGATGGTCAGCACGCTGGGCACGGCCGCAGCGTTCCACCAGATCGCGTTGCTCGGCGAGCGCGGTCTCTCGCGTACCGAGGCGGCCGCGAACTTCCTCCCGCAGACCGTCGCTGGTCTGGCGGCGACGGTGCTGCTCGGCTACCTCGCCGACCGCGTCTCCGACCGGCTGCTGATCATCGCCAGCCGCACGGTGCTCGCCGGCGCGCTCGTCGCCGCCGGCTACGTCACACCCGGCGTGACCGCCGTCGGCTACGGCATGCTGATGGGCGTCGCCGGCAACAGTTTCCGGCTGATCGAGGCGACGGCGTTCCCGAGCAGCTTCGGCCTCGCCCACATCGGCGCGATCCGCGGGGTCGTGCACACCCTGGGCGTGGCCGGCAGTGCCGTGGGGCCGTTGCTGCTCTCCCTCGGCCACGACTGGCTCGGCGGCTACCGGCCGGCGCTGCTCGTGCTCGCGCTGCTGCCCGTCGGCACCATCGCCTTCGCGGCGTTCGTGAAACCACCGCCGCCGCGCCCGCCGCAACGCACCGCGTAG
- a CDS encoding ATPase: MAVDVVTEIVIEAPCERVAEYAGDPSNAPQWYVNIESVEWHTDPPVAVGSRVAFVARFLGRRLEYTYEIVEPVSGERLVMRTADGPFPMETTYTWRPHGDTATHMTLRNRGEPRGFAQLSAPMLAAAMKRANRHDLANLKALLER; encoded by the coding sequence ATGGCCGTCGACGTTGTCACCGAGATCGTCATCGAGGCGCCGTGCGAGCGGGTGGCGGAGTACGCGGGCGATCCGTCCAACGCACCACAGTGGTACGTCAACATCGAGTCGGTCGAGTGGCACACCGACCCGCCGGTGGCAGTGGGCTCGCGGGTCGCGTTCGTCGCTAGGTTCCTCGGCCGCAGGCTCGAGTACACCTACGAGATCGTCGAGCCCGTATCGGGTGAGCGGTTGGTCATGCGCACCGCCGACGGGCCGTTCCCGATGGAGACCACGTACACCTGGCGACCACACGGCGACACGGCTACCCACATGACGTTGCGGAACCGAGGTGAGCCGCGAGGGTTCGCGCAGCTGAGTGCACCGATGCTCGCCGCCGCGATGAAGCGCGCCAACCGCCACGACCTGGCCAACCTGAAGGCGTTGCTCGAACGCTAA
- a CDS encoding amidohydrolase family protein, producing the protein MPHRFPALIAAPPAAAGRLWLLNARVFDGTGTNARPGSAVLVEDGMIRHVCDTGDVPADPGTERRIDLGGRTLLPGLTNAHTHLAGGTIDPKPGAEEMLPNTPTHFLQAALRDMLRMGVTTLRNTGSQGLQPQEARQAMRYGAFRGPRILTCGKIISATAPGGRFYGDMYQEVDGPDGVRNAVRTQVRWGADFVKVMTTGARSNELEDPEPTQFTDGELAAAVDEAHRLGYRVCAHAEGLDGTAAAIAHGMDTIEHGMFLNQRPELLDQMAENGQFLVPTLTGYYYWAGYSLDVIDPTDAPTNPEADPMLSELGKLNLAEGAKSMRAAREAGVKIALGSDRQGEVMSTSGELLRMIHHGLTVREALVAATKTAAEALGLDDHVGTVEEGKLADLVVVDGDVLSQPALLADRDKIWLVLQLGEPVAGAAMEQPMTTDADTPALAGVR; encoded by the coding sequence ATGCCGCACCGCTTCCCCGCACTGATCGCAGCTCCCCCGGCGGCGGCCGGACGACTGTGGCTGCTGAACGCCCGCGTCTTCGACGGCACGGGCACCAACGCACGCCCCGGTAGCGCAGTGCTCGTCGAGGACGGCATGATCCGGCATGTCTGCGACACCGGTGACGTCCCGGCAGACCCGGGCACGGAGCGGCGGATCGACCTCGGCGGCAGGACCCTGCTGCCCGGCCTCACCAACGCGCACACGCACCTCGCCGGCGGCACCATCGACCCGAAGCCGGGTGCCGAGGAGATGCTGCCCAACACGCCCACGCACTTCCTGCAGGCGGCGCTGCGCGACATGCTGCGGATGGGTGTGACGACGCTGCGAAACACCGGTTCACAGGGGCTCCAGCCGCAGGAGGCCAGGCAGGCCATGCGCTACGGCGCGTTCCGCGGCCCGCGCATACTCACCTGCGGGAAGATCATCTCCGCCACCGCCCCTGGCGGCCGGTTCTACGGCGACATGTACCAGGAGGTCGACGGGCCCGACGGCGTGCGCAACGCCGTACGCACACAGGTGCGGTGGGGCGCGGACTTCGTGAAGGTGATGACCACCGGGGCGCGGTCGAACGAGCTGGAGGACCCCGAGCCGACGCAGTTCACCGACGGCGAGCTCGCCGCCGCCGTCGACGAGGCGCACCGCCTGGGGTACCGGGTGTGCGCGCACGCGGAAGGGCTCGACGGCACGGCCGCCGCGATCGCGCACGGCATGGACACCATCGAGCACGGCATGTTCCTCAACCAGCGTCCCGAGCTGCTCGACCAGATGGCCGAGAACGGCCAGTTCCTCGTCCCGACCCTGACCGGCTACTACTACTGGGCGGGCTACTCGCTCGACGTCATCGACCCGACCGATGCGCCCACGAACCCGGAAGCCGACCCGATGCTCAGCGAGCTGGGCAAGCTCAACCTCGCCGAGGGCGCGAAGAGCATGCGCGCGGCGCGGGAGGCGGGGGTGAAGATCGCGCTGGGCAGCGACCGGCAGGGCGAGGTCATGTCGACGTCCGGCGAGCTGCTCCGGATGATCCACCACGGCCTCACCGTGCGCGAGGCGCTCGTCGCCGCGACGAAGACCGCGGCCGAGGCGCTCGGCCTGGACGACCACGTCGGCACCGTCGAGGAGGGCAAGCTCGCCGACCTCGTCGTCGTCGACGGTGACGTGCTGAGCCAGCCCGCACTGCTGGCCGACCGCGACAAGATCTGGCTCGTGCTCCAACTCGGCGAGCCGGTCGCAGGCGCGGCCATGGAACAACCGATGACCACCGACGCCGACACCCCGGCGCTCGCCGGGGTGCGCTAG
- the thrS gene encoding threonine--tRNA ligase — MPDHRKLGRELGLFDTDPLLGAGLPYWLPDGAIVRHSLEEYVRNVERRAGYQHVYSPVLGKRELYQISGHWSHYGDDMYPAMDLGGEQLVLRPSLCPHHAVIYRSRAHSYRELPLRMAELGGMYRAELSGVLGGLTRVRAIQLNDAHIFCTADQVADEAQAALQLVVQVQQALDISPARYRLSLPGPGGKYVADAELWQRATAMLTEVLDASGLPYERAEGEAAFYGPKLDVQFADSAGREYTLSTVQVDLYQPERFDLQYVGADGAKHRPVMVHRSLIGSAERAVAILVEQLGGALPAWLAPVQVAVLPVSEGERANAAALVEQCENHGLRARLFDPAGGTLGARVRQARLVPYQAVIGPREAAAASIALRLRDGRQPPAMRAATLAPRLADLIAAHTPTLWPDDG, encoded by the coding sequence ATGCCCGACCATCGCAAGCTCGGCCGTGAGCTGGGCCTGTTCGACACCGACCCGCTGCTGGGCGCCGGGTTGCCGTACTGGTTGCCCGACGGTGCGATCGTGCGGCACAGCCTGGAGGAGTACGTCCGTAACGTCGAGCGGCGGGCGGGGTACCAACACGTGTACTCGCCGGTGCTCGGCAAACGGGAGCTGTACCAGATCTCCGGGCACTGGTCGCACTACGGCGACGACATGTACCCGGCGATGGACCTGGGTGGGGAACAGCTCGTGCTGCGGCCGAGCCTGTGCCCGCACCACGCGGTGATCTACCGTTCCCGCGCACACAGTTATCGGGAGCTGCCGCTGCGGATGGCAGAGCTCGGCGGCATGTACCGCGCGGAGCTGTCCGGCGTGCTCGGCGGTCTGACCCGGGTGCGGGCCATCCAGCTCAACGATGCGCACATCTTCTGCACCGCCGACCAGGTGGCCGACGAGGCGCAGGCGGCGCTGCAGTTGGTAGTCCAGGTCCAGCAGGCGCTCGACATCAGCCCGGCGCGGTACCGGTTGTCGCTGCCAGGCCCCGGCGGCAAGTATGTGGCGGATGCCGAGCTGTGGCAGCGTGCCACCGCTATGCTGACCGAGGTGCTCGACGCGTCGGGTCTGCCGTACGAGCGGGCCGAGGGCGAGGCGGCGTTCTACGGCCCGAAGCTCGACGTCCAGTTCGCCGACTCCGCGGGCCGTGAGTACACCCTGTCCACCGTGCAGGTCGACCTCTACCAACCGGAACGCTTCGACCTCCAGTACGTCGGTGCGGACGGCGCCAAGCATCGGCCGGTGATGGTGCACCGCAGCCTCATCGGCAGTGCGGAGCGTGCGGTCGCGATACTCGTCGAACAGCTCGGCGGTGCCTTGCCCGCGTGGCTGGCACCGGTGCAGGTAGCGGTGCTGCCGGTGTCCGAAGGGGAGCGCGCAAACGCCGCGGCCCTTGTAGAGCAGTGCGAGAATCACGGTCTACGAGCACGCCTGTTCGACCCGGCAGGCGGCACTCTCGGCGCACGTGTCAGACAGGCGCGCCTGGTGCCGTACCAAGCGGTCATCGGCCCCCGCGAGGCCGCTGCCGCCTCGATAGCCCTACGCCTCCGCGACGGCCGGCAACCGCCGGCCATGCGGGCCGCCACCCTCGCGCCCCGGCTGGCGGACCTGATAGCCGCGCACACTCCCACCCTCTGGCCCGACGATGGCTGA
- a CDS encoding helix-turn-helix domain-containing protein yields MSEPAGTARAMSTVRRATEVLDVLGSSSSDLGTNEIARRIGTNASTVSRLLATLVAAELVRKMPETGRYRLGFRLVQLGNAALARVDLRELARPHLLALNEKTKETATLSVPGEQAATTIDYVQSSSSVRSFVEMGRPSVPHATAVGKVLLAHGGHLPAGRLTRFTPNTITNRTVLRREVAQVKARGWAEARGERENDLLTIAAPAHDRHGTLAAILAVECPLGRLEGRALRAAVDALVEHARQLSTQLSTGS; encoded by the coding sequence GTGAGCGAGCCAGCGGGAACCGCACGGGCGATGAGCACCGTGCGTCGTGCCACGGAGGTGCTCGACGTGCTCGGCAGCTCGTCCAGCGACCTGGGCACGAACGAGATAGCGCGCAGGATCGGCACCAACGCGAGCACCGTCTCCCGGCTGCTCGCCACGCTCGTCGCCGCCGAGCTCGTCCGCAAGATGCCCGAGACCGGCAGGTACCGCCTCGGTTTCCGGCTCGTACAGCTCGGCAACGCCGCGCTGGCCAGAGTGGACCTACGCGAGCTCGCCCGGCCGCACCTGCTCGCACTGAACGAGAAGACCAAGGAGACCGCGACGCTGTCGGTGCCAGGCGAGCAGGCCGCGACCACCATCGACTACGTGCAGAGCTCGTCGTCGGTGCGCAGCTTCGTGGAGATGGGCCGGCCGAGCGTGCCGCACGCGACCGCGGTCGGCAAGGTGCTGCTGGCCCACGGCGGCCACCTCCCAGCCGGCCGACTGACGCGCTTCACGCCGAACACCATCACCAACCGCACCGTCCTCCGGCGCGAGGTGGCACAGGTCAAGGCACGCGGTTGGGCGGAGGCCCGCGGCGAGCGGGAGAACGACCTACTGACGATCGCTGCACCGGCCCACGACAGGCATGGGACGCTCGCGGCGATCCTCGCCGTCGAGTGCCCGCTCGGCCGGCTGGAAGGCCGTGCGCTACGTGCCGCCGTCGACGCCCTCGTCGAGCACGCCAGGCAGCTCTCCACCCAGCTGAGCACCGGTTCCTGA
- a CDS encoding ATP-binding cassette domain-containing protein, with product MIRLENVTKTYPGVDEPAVADLSLDVHAGEIVVLLGPSGCGKTTTMRMINRLIEPTSGRIYIDGADVTNVDPDELRRHIGYVIQQVGLLPHLTVGANIGMVPKALGWDKKRTDDRVTELLALLGLDPPESYRRRYPKQLSGGQQQRVGVARALAADPPVMLMDEPFGALDPIIRDRLQDEFLTLQQQIHKTIVFVTHDIEEALKLGDRIAIFGTGGRIAQFDTPIKLLTEPADEFVASFIGAGSSVRLLGLQHVEELPLQAVDTVEDEQQASQHLDGKRVLLTDGGRPARWLPALADGQVATVRGGQTLYQALDAMLTAHDDLAVVTDEDGRVLGGLSMDTVLRHVPSDEAGGG from the coding sequence ATGATCCGGCTGGAGAACGTGACCAAGACCTACCCGGGTGTCGACGAGCCCGCGGTGGCGGACCTCTCCCTGGATGTCCATGCCGGTGAGATCGTCGTGTTGCTCGGTCCTTCCGGGTGCGGCAAGACGACCACCATGCGGATGATCAACCGGCTGATCGAGCCGACCAGCGGCCGGATCTACATCGACGGTGCCGACGTCACGAACGTCGACCCGGACGAGCTGCGCCGGCACATCGGATACGTCATCCAGCAGGTCGGTCTGCTCCCGCACCTCACCGTCGGCGCGAACATCGGGATGGTGCCGAAGGCGCTCGGTTGGGACAAGAAGCGGACCGACGACCGCGTGACCGAGCTGCTCGCACTGCTCGGCCTCGACCCGCCGGAGAGCTATCGGCGGCGCTATCCCAAGCAGCTGTCCGGTGGGCAACAGCAGCGGGTGGGGGTCGCCCGCGCGCTCGCTGCCGATCCACCGGTCATGTTGATGGACGAGCCGTTCGGTGCGCTCGACCCGATCATCAGGGACCGGCTGCAGGACGAGTTCCTCACCTTGCAGCAGCAGATCCACAAGACGATCGTGTTCGTCACCCACGACATCGAGGAGGCGCTGAAGCTCGGCGACCGGATCGCCATCTTCGGCACCGGCGGGCGCATCGCACAGTTCGACACCCCGATCAAGCTGCTCACCGAGCCGGCCGACGAGTTCGTCGCCTCGTTCATCGGCGCGGGGAGCTCGGTACGTCTCCTCGGCCTGCAACACGTCGAGGAGCTGCCGCTGCAGGCCGTCGACACCGTGGAGGACGAGCAGCAGGCGTCGCAGCACCTGGACGGCAAGCGCGTGCTGCTGACCGACGGCGGGCGCCCGGCGCGCTGGCTGCCCGCACTTGCCGACGGTCAGGTCGCGACGGTGCGCGGCGGTCAGACGCTGTACCAGGCACTGGACGCGATGCTGACCGCCCACGACGACCTCGCGGTCGTCACCGACGAAGACGGCCGGGTGCTCGGTGGGTTGTCGATGGACACGGTGCTTCGGCACGTGCCGAGCGACGAGGCCGGTGGCGGGTGA
- a CDS encoding glycine/betaine ABC transporter substrate-binding protein has translation MHAKESGRGGRLTRRLQLAAGVAAVGLLASGCLLGEDSAGGDAEPGSLAKSADLEGVEITVGSKEFTEQLNLCEITALALESAGADVTRKCGLSGSNTTRTALTSGKIDVYWEYTGTAWISYLKHTKPVAGADAQYDAVAKEDKSKHDIVWLDKAPFNNTYAVATTNENAKKSGVTSLSAYSKLANENVGDAGMCVNGEFSSRDDGLPGVQKHYGFKLPSKSVATLEEGAIYKAIDKQSPCKYGMVTPTDGRIKGLGLTVLKDDKAFFPIYNPAPNVRKPVLDKNPAVAKALNPLAKALDLKTIQELNTKVDIDGEKPKDVAEEWLQKEGFIGK, from the coding sequence ATGCATGCCAAGGAATCTGGGCGCGGCGGTCGGTTGACGCGGCGGCTGCAACTCGCCGCCGGCGTTGCGGCGGTCGGTCTGCTGGCGAGCGGTTGCCTGCTCGGCGAGGACAGCGCGGGCGGGGACGCCGAGCCGGGCAGCCTCGCGAAGAGCGCGGACCTCGAGGGCGTCGAGATCACCGTCGGCTCGAAGGAGTTCACCGAGCAGCTGAACCTGTGCGAGATCACGGCGCTCGCGTTGGAGTCGGCCGGTGCGGACGTCACCCGCAAGTGCGGCCTGTCGGGCAGCAACACCACGCGCACGGCTCTGACGTCCGGCAAGATCGACGTCTACTGGGAGTACACGGGCACCGCGTGGATCAGCTACCTGAAGCACACCAAGCCGGTGGCCGGCGCGGACGCGCAGTACGACGCGGTCGCAAAGGAAGACAAGAGCAAGCACGACATCGTCTGGCTCGACAAGGCGCCGTTCAACAACACGTACGCCGTCGCGACGACCAACGAGAACGCGAAGAAGTCCGGGGTGACGAGCCTCTCCGCGTACTCGAAGCTCGCCAACGAGAACGTCGGCGACGCGGGGATGTGCGTCAACGGCGAGTTCAGCTCTCGCGACGACGGCCTCCCTGGCGTGCAGAAGCACTACGGCTTCAAGCTGCCGTCGAAGTCCGTGGCGACGCTGGAAGAGGGCGCCATCTACAAGGCGATCGACAAGCAGAGTCCGTGCAAGTACGGCATGGTCACGCCGACCGACGGCCGGATCAAGGGTCTCGGGCTGACCGTACTGAAGGACGACAAGGCGTTCTTCCCGATCTACAACCCGGCGCCGAACGTGCGTAAGCCGGTGCTGGACAAGAACCCTGCGGTCGCCAAGGCACTCAACCCGCTCGCCAAGGCGCTCGACCTGAAGACCATCCAGGAGCTCAACACCAAGGTAGACATCGACGGCGAGAAGCCAAAGGACGTCGCCGAGGAGTGGCTGCAGAAGGAAGGCTTCATCGGCAAGTAG
- a CDS encoding ABC transporter permease subunit gives MTFSEYLADRWPDIVFLAAQHAQVVLIAIGIATVIGVAVAVLAQNHPMVRRVSLTVTGIALTIPSYALLGLLIPILSLGVVPAITALVVYALFPILRNAITGLESVPAEIEDAARGMGLSKWSLLFTVRMPLAWPVLLNGVRVASILCVGIGAIAAAVAGPGLGRLIFDGLTRLGGANALNDALAGVLGVGVLAIVLDLFFVLIARLTTPRGIRG, from the coding sequence ATGACCTTCTCCGAATATCTCGCCGACCGCTGGCCGGACATCGTGTTCCTGGCGGCGCAGCACGCGCAGGTCGTGCTCATCGCCATCGGGATAGCGACGGTCATCGGTGTCGCGGTCGCGGTGCTCGCGCAGAACCACCCGATGGTGCGCCGGGTCTCGCTGACGGTGACCGGCATCGCGTTGACCATCCCGTCGTACGCGTTGCTCGGTCTGTTGATCCCCATCCTCAGCCTCGGCGTCGTACCTGCCATCACCGCGTTGGTGGTCTATGCACTGTTCCCGATCCTGCGCAACGCGATCACCGGGCTGGAGTCCGTGCCCGCCGAGATCGAGGACGCCGCACGGGGGATGGGACTGTCGAAGTGGAGCCTGCTGTTCACCGTCCGCATGCCGCTGGCGTGGCCGGTGCTGCTCAACGGCGTACGGGTGGCCTCGATCCTCTGTGTAGGGATCGGCGCGATCGCTGCTGCGGTGGCCGGGCCCGGGCTCGGTCGGCTCATCTTCGACGGGCTCACCAGGCTCGGCGGTGCGAATGCGCTCAACGACGCGCTCGCCGGTGTGTTGGGCGTCGGCGTGCTGGCCATCGTCCTCGACCTGTTCTTCGTCCTGATCGCCCGACTGACCACTCCGCGAGGCATCCGTGGCTGA
- a CDS encoding ABC transporter permease subunit — protein MTTRVDIETRPRAADPSSRRWRGLSVSDVVVTPAALLAVLAALFVYLGAKDLDSIERRNITAQHIGTLLLEHVQMVVVSSVLVIVLAVPLGVLLTRSKFRAAAVPVVAVANLGQAIPSVGILVLLAITVGTGFAMAIVALVAVAFLSVLRNTMVGISGVDRSLIDAARGMGLTKSAVLFTVELPLSVPVILAGVRVALIINVGSAALATYTNAGGLGDLIQAGIALGRMPMLIAGSVLTAVLALGLDWLAGIVERVLRPRGL, from the coding sequence GTGACGACTCGTGTCGACATCGAGACGCGGCCGCGGGCGGCGGACCCGTCGAGCAGGCGGTGGCGTGGGCTGTCCGTGTCCGACGTCGTAGTGACGCCGGCCGCGTTGCTCGCAGTGCTGGCCGCACTCTTCGTGTACCTGGGGGCGAAGGACCTGGACTCGATCGAGCGGCGGAACATCACCGCACAGCACATCGGGACCCTTCTGCTCGAGCACGTGCAGATGGTCGTCGTGTCCAGCGTGCTGGTGATCGTCCTGGCCGTGCCGCTCGGCGTGTTGCTGACCCGGTCGAAGTTCCGCGCCGCCGCCGTGCCGGTCGTCGCGGTGGCCAACCTCGGGCAGGCGATCCCCTCGGTCGGCATCCTCGTGCTGCTCGCGATCACCGTGGGCACCGGCTTCGCCATGGCGATCGTCGCCTTGGTGGCCGTCGCCTTCCTGTCGGTGCTGCGCAACACCATGGTCGGCATCTCCGGTGTCGACCGGTCGCTCATCGACGCCGCCCGCGGCATGGGACTGACCAAGTCGGCGGTGTTGTTCACCGTCGAGCTCCCGCTCTCCGTACCGGTGATCCTCGCGGGAGTACGGGTGGCACTGATCATCAATGTCGGCAGCGCGGCGCTGGCGACGTATACGAACGCGGGTGGCCTCGGTGACCTGATCCAGGCCGGCATCGCGTTGGGTCGGATGCCGATGTTGATCGCCGGGAGCGTGCTCACCGCAGTGCTGGCACTCGGTCTGGACTGGCTTGCCGGGATCGTCGAGCGAGTCCTCCGTCCACGGGGTCTCTGA